A DNA window from Phragmites australis chromosome 11, lpPhrAust1.1, whole genome shotgun sequence contains the following coding sequences:
- the LOC133885175 gene encoding AP2/ERF and B3 domain-containing protein Os01g0141000-like: MAADFCSSSRDSGASMESGAAQLTTAATPRTTVADVLLPPDEAVAWRLPAAAPGSSQYKGVAPRPNGRWGARIYKCPAQVWLGTFPDKEAAARAYDTAAPHYRGHDITTNLPSGAVASAQELAFLAAQSKAEIVDMLQKLTYDDELRQGLSRSRSIRVHTQPTPAWARVPLFEKTVTASDVGKLSRLHVPKQHAEKLFPLKRKPKMATAKAILLNFEDDEGTVWRFRYSYLNTSQSYVLNKDWIRFVREKGLRAGDTVLFSHSTYGPEKQLFIHCKKNQTAATDVLVPVEKLKETRVVRLFGVDIAEDGCPKSNQTK, translated from the coding sequence ATGGCGGCGGACTTCTGCTCCTCTTCACGCGACTCGGGTGCATCTATGGAGTCCGGCGCCGCGCAGCTGACGACTGCTGCAACGCCGCGTACCACGGTCGCGGACGTATTATTGCCGCCTGATGAAGCCGTGGCATGGCGGTTGCCTGCGGCAGCGCCGGGGTCTTCACAGTACAAGGGCGTCGCGCCGCGGCCCAACGGGCGCTGGGGAGCGAGGATCTACAAGTGCCCCGCGCAGGTGTGGCTCGGCACGTTTCCTGACAAGGAGGCCGCTGCGCGCGCCTATGACACCGCCGCGCCCCACTACCGCGGCCACGACATAACGACCAACTTACCTTCTGGCGCGGTGGCGTCCGCCCAAGAGCTCGCCTTCCTAGCGGCGCAGTCCAAGGCTGAGATCGTCGACATGCTCCAGAAGCTCACCTATGATGACGAGCTCCGCCAGGGCTTGAGCCGCAGCCGCAGCATCCGGGTGCACACGCAGCCGACGCCGGCGTGGGCGCGCGTGCCGCTGTTCGAGAAGACCGTTACGGCCAGCGACGTCGGCAAGCTTAGTCGGCTCCACGTGCCCAAGCAGCACGCCGAGAAGCTCTTTCCGCTGAAGCGCAAGCCGAAGATGGCAACCGCCAAGGCTATACTCCTCAACTTCGAGGACGACGAGGGGACGGTGTGGCGGTTCCGGTACTCGTACCTGAACACTAGCCAGAGCTACGTGCTCAACAAGGATTGGATCCGCTTCGTCCGGGAGAAGGGCCTTCGAGCTGGCGACACTGTCTTGTTCTCGCACTCCACGTATGGGCCAGAGAAGCAGCTCTTCATCCACTGCAAGAAGAACCAAACGGCCGCCACCGACGTGCTGGTCCCGGTGGAGAAATTAAAGGAAACCCGTGTTGTTAGGCTGTTCGGCGTTGACATCGCCGAAGATGGGTGTCCTAAATCCAACCAGACAAAATGA